From a single Bemisia tabaci chromosome 10, PGI_BMITA_v3 genomic region:
- the Mtl gene encoding ras-related C3 botulinum toxin substrate 1, translating into MSSGRPIKCVVVGDGTVGKTCMLISYTTDSFPGEYVPTVFDNYSAPMVVDGISVSLGLWDTAGQEDYDRLRPLSYPQTDVFLICFSVVSPSSFENVTSKWYPEIKHHCPDGPIILVGTKIDLREDREVLNGLIDQGQSPVKREQGQKLANKIRAVKYMECSALTQRGLKQVFDEAVRAVLRPEPQKRCQRKCLIM; encoded by the exons ATGTCGTCCGGTAGGCCAATCAAGTGTGTTGTTGTCGGAGATGGAACAGTTGGTAAAACATGCATGCTAATATCCTACACAACTGACAGTTTTCCAGGAGAATATGTTCCAACTGT GTTCGATAACTATTCTGCACCAATGGTGGTTGATGGAATCTCAGTAAGTTTAGGTCTTTGGGATACAGCAGGACAAGAGGACTACGATAGACTGCGTCCTCTCTCTTATCCACAA ACTGATGTTTTCCTAATCTGCTTCAGTGTTGTTAGCCCATCTTCCTTCGAAAATGTCACTTCCAAGTGGTATCCAGAAATCAAACATCACTGTCCAGATGGACCTATCATTCTTGTTG GTACTAAAATTGATTTGCGTGAGGACAGAGAAGTGCTGAACGGTCTGATAGACCAGGGTCAATCTCCTGTAAAGCGAGAGCAAGGACAAAAACTAGCAAATAAAATTAGAGCTGTGAAATATATGGAATGTTCTGCTTTAACCCAAAGAGGTCTAAAACAG GTATTTGATGAGGCAGTTCGTGCAGTGTTGCGGCCAGAACCCCAGAAACGGTGCCAACGCAAATGCTTGATCATGTAG
- the PIG-O gene encoding GPI ethanolamine phosphate transferase 3 — protein MYYQYVLFLAWIAYMLICSILLFTRGFLLNRQVLPSKSSCAPVEPSCSNRFAECLSSPLAKSTGAMEQKCLFEDRKAIIILIDALRFDFLAPQPHLNQTFHNHIPVVGKLLVEKPDNARLFEFIADPPTTTMQRLKGLTTGSLPTFIDISSNFASAEIDEDNIIDQLVTSQKPVIFMGDDTWINAFPNRFHRQRPFPSFNVWDLDSVDIGIRTHLIPEMKNSDWRLLIAHFVGVDHCGHRYGPYHPEMVRKLTEMNSVIEETIQAMDNNTVLFVLGDHGMTATGDHGGDSDGEVKSAMFVYSPKTPLMKTSKISRTSIKQIDLVPTLAAIFGIPIPFSNLGSVVFESLPIPKQPESLNFFKLFHSWNNVKQVTTYIKAYAKNSKFSAQKFDTLEISFEKIQDKIIHLDLFNSVEINSILHESQMYLEVISQMCRELWVQFDANSMSRGLVLTFLTLSFALFVTEGLSFDKFTQVFTFGFYITRLGLVFVSVLSLIALKHANLLDISNVELAVYFVSTTLSILLLAMVIVQNWVEICQTWYKSKRNMMHICYRFIFILSSLTMFSNSFVVEEYSIILFLSLSLLSLFLWENRNKFTSIFESSKKPRPFVSSPLFKSLMLLIGISIVLRLGFNFNKCREEQGWCLAGIENAASKDSLFFSKTTQCVISIVSLVIFIVIVRNYLKMFGNFTGFSPTVLLSQYLPTIIVICLSGYWLSESTPLAKRRKLVPPWHLLMLPRIVFSLLGVYLVVLFFYPTSIHYLKNRTNLSLNSPIPHLFQELKNLMKSDVTKHADSNPIIFGLATVYSSSFINFSSILCLLSAILLGFTYSVPAIFMVSSLILFAFFSAIIRNSRKLVNLQLFNVGWPYVIFWGLSSIFWFYGTGHQATFPSINWNAAFIGISSLDGIYIYLSALLVTGNTFISYIVHAALLPLLLIIPFTLEVTFPSALSSNDGTNSSIRKGDVTLFENEPVLYHSVFSLCCKYMIFHGFRVFMSMFAAVIHSRHLMVWKIFAPKFMFEGLSFIFFTIPSLFVGFFLVIRITNKIEQILKQIDSG, from the exons atgtACTACCAGTATGTCTTATTCTTAGCATGGATCGCTTACATGCTGATATGCAGTATACTGCTATTCACAAGGGGATTTTTGCTGAACCGTCAGGTGCTGCCCAGCAAGTCGTCTTGTGCTCCTGTGGAGCCCTCGTGTTCGAATCGTTTTGCGGAATGTCTCAGTTCTCCTCTTGCCAAAAGCACAGGGGCCATGGAGCAAAAGTGCCTTTTTGAAGATCGGAAAGCTATAATTATCCTCATTGATGCATTGCGCTTTGATTTCCTTGCTCCTCAACCGCACCTGAATCAAACATTTCACAACCATATACCTGTCGTTGGTAAGCTTCTAGTAGAGAAGCCAGACAATGCTCGGCTCTTTGAGTTTATTGCGGATCCGCCTACAACAACAATGCAGAGACTAAAAGGTCTAACAACAGGAAGCCTGCCTACATTCATTGACATCAGCTCAAATTTTGCCAGTGCTGAAATTGATGAGGACAATATCATCGACCAACTTGTCACATCTCAGAAACCAGTCATTTTCATGGGGGATGACACATGGATCAATGCCTTTCCCAATAGATTTCATCGGCAGCGCCCTTTTCCGTCGTTTAACGTCTGGGACCTAGACTCGGTTGATATTGGTATAAGAACGCATCTCATACCTGAAATGAAGAACTCAGATTGGAGGCTCTTAATCGCTCATTTTGTTGGCGTTGATCACTGCGGACACCGCTATGGACCATACCACCCTGAAATGGTTCGCAAGTTAACAGAAATGAACAGTGTCATTGA AGAAACAATTCAAGCAATGGACAATAACACAGTACTGTTCGTCTTGGGAGATCATGGAATGACTGCAACTG GTGACCATGGAGGTGACAGTGATGGAGAAGTAAAATCAGCTATGTTTGTATACTCACCAAAGACACCCCTGATGAAAACTTCTAAGATCAGTCGAACTTCTATCAAGCAAATTGACCTCGTACCAACACTCGCAGCTATATTCGGAATTCCCATTCCATTCTCGAACCTTGGCTCGGTAGTCTTTGAGTCTTTACCTATCCCCAAACAGCCTGAGTCGCTTAATTTCTTCAAACTGTTTCACAGCTGGAACAACGTTAAACAAGTTACCACCTACATCAAAGCTTATGCAAAAAACAGCAAGTTCTCCGCTCAAAAATTTGATACTCTAGaaattagttttgaaaaaatacaagaTAAAATAATTCACCTGGACCTATTTAACAGCGTTGAAATTAATAGCATTCTTCATGAGAGTCAGATGTATTTAGAGGTGATCAGTCAAATGTGTAGGGAGTTATGGGTTCAGTTTGATGCAAACTCGATGTCTCGTGGTCTGGTTCTTACATTCCTCACCCTTTCATTTGCATTATTTGTCACAGAAGGACTAAGTTTTGATAAATTTACCCAAGTTTTCACCTTTGGCTTCTATATAACAAGATTGGGTTTAGTTTTTGTGTCTGTTTTGTCCCTCATTGCTCTAAAACATGCAAATCTGCTGGACATCTCCAATGTTGAACTGGCAGTGTATTTTGTGTCTACAACGCTATCCATTCTACTGTTAGCAATGGTTATTGTCCAGAATTGGGTTGAAATCTGTCAAACTTGGTATAAGAGTAAGAGAAACATGATGCACATTTGTTATCGGTTCATTTTCATTCTCAGTAGTTTGACCATGTTTTCAAATAGTTTTGTGGTCGAAGAGTATTCGATAATATTGTTTTTATCTTTATCCCTCCTCTCCTTATTTCTGTGGGAGAACCGCAACAAATTCACTTCAATCTTCGAGTCGAGCAAGAAGCCTCGACCATTTGTTTCAAGTCCATTGTTCAAAAGTCTGATGCTCCTAATAGGTATATCTATTGTTTTAAGGTTAggtttcaatttcaataagtgCCGCGAAGAGCAAGGATGGTGTCTGGCGGGTATTGAGAACGCGGCATCGAAAGACAGCTTGTTCTTTTCGAAGACCACACAATGTGTGATCTCTATCGTCTCCCTTGTTATTTTTATCGTAATAGTCCGTAACTATTTGAAGAtgtttggaaattttacaggatTCTCACCGACGGTGCTTTTATCTCAGTACCTTCCCACAATTATTGTTATTTGTCTGAGTGGCTATTGGCTGTCCGAATCCACTCCTCTCGCAAAACGGAGGAAACTCGTTCCGCCCTGGCACCTCCTCATGTTGCCACGGATAGTGTTCTCTTTGTTGGGCGTGTATCTAGTCGTTCTGTTCTTTTATCCCACCAGTATTCATTACCTAAAAAATCGGACGAATTTGTCTCTTAACAGTCCGATTCCTCACTTGTTTCAAGagcttaaaaatttaatgaaatctGATGTGACCAAACACGCTGACAGTAATCCTATTATTTTTGGTCTCGCCACTGTTTATAGTTCTTCCTTTATCAATTTCTCTTCCATTCTCTGCTTACTGTCAGCAATTCTGCTAGGTTTTACATACAGTGTTCCTGCCATTTTCATGGTCTCTTCATTGATCCTCTTTGCTTTTTTCTCAGCTATCATACGCAACTCACGGAAATTAGTTAACC tgcaaCTTTTCAATGTTGGGTGGCCgtatgtcattttttggggactctCCTCAATATTTTGGTTTTATGGAACCGGACACCAGGCAACATTTCCCAGTATTAATTGGAATGCAGCTTTTATTGGCATTAGTTCCTTAGATGGCATTTACATCTACCTCTCAGCATTACTGGTCACTGGGAACACCTTCATATCTTACATTGTACATGCTGCTCTCTTGCCG TTATTACTCATAATTCCATTCACACTAGAGGTCACTTTTCCAAGCGCCTTAAGTTCGAATGAtggcaccaactcatcgatcaGGAAAGGAGATGTTACtttatttgaaaatgaaccagtTTTGTATCACTCGGTTTTTAGCTTATGCTGCAAGTACATGATTTTCCATGGTTTTCGG gTCTTTATGAGTATGTTCGCTGCGGTGATACACAGTCGGCATTTGATGGTGTGGAAGATCTTTGCACCAAAATTCATGTTTGAAGGACTCTCTTTCATCTTCTTCACCATCCCTTCACTGTTTGTAGGGTTTTTTCTAGTCATCAGGATTACCAACAAAATTGAACAGATTTTAAAGCAGATTGATTCTGGCTGA